A window from Apteryx mantelli isolate bAptMan1 chromosome 27, bAptMan1.hap1, whole genome shotgun sequence encodes these proteins:
- the IL22RA1 gene encoding interleukin-22 receptor subunit alpha-1 isoform X2, translated as MSSINTIIGAPEVEYIPNVRSIKFLIQPPYTPLRGEDDRQLTIEDIYSKFGSVDYHLTIFNQRTRQKWTKNEHNKEFEVSNLDPDTEYNGTVHICLLERSSKSQVFWVRTLADKTWLLYCFVALAFSAGLVFAAISYVIYKYVKQRSAQPMSLDFRGISSFQPLTLTVEHIIKPINLSRPALLIPEAQLPQISQRLDKTLDPQWSFCPPETVYQQQASIPAFLPPAQPRCLESTSPPGYAPQIAEQSVPCAVSSETLPPNYGVCGEGTDLVDKRKLQPNQTLKEVSPDCFAGGKLVIQMLGKSCSHWDYKEQRPELSLWKSSDTRESVLLQEIPGQTQQLLLQPDGVKSEVHIPQLPLSLLEQGSCYRQQRAEPLPLLSSVKVDRDSVPEDESLSSLSAAFLLSVCTGNNLPGEHNTEWWMSLDSENKLQFPETQETEMLTAAKELNCTKLNNAVSQDTISDQDSGIPLTMLFKDINLKVQWDQSMDENTEIY; from the exons CTATTATTGGAGCACCAGAAGTGGAGTATATTCCTAATGTACGTTCCATAAAGTTTCTTATACAGCCCCCCTATACTCCGCTGAGGGGTGAGGATGACCGCCAGCTAACCATAGAGGACATTTATAGCAAATTTGGTTCTGTTGATTATCACTTAACAATATTCAACCAAAGGACACGCCAAAAG TGGACAAAGAATGAACACAACAAAGAATTTGAAGTTTCCAACTTGGACCCAGACACTGAATATAATGGAACAGTACACATATGTCTCCTCGAGAGAAGCAGCAAATCTCAAGTATTTTGGGTTAGAACATTAGCAG ATAAGACCTGGCTTCTCTACTGTTTTGTGGCACTCGCATTCTCTGCAGGACTGGTGTTTGCTGCAATTAGTTATGTGATCTATAAGTATGTCAAGCAACGCAGTGCACAGCCAATGTCTTTG GATTTCAGAGGGATTTCATCCTTCCAGCCTCTTACACTGACAGTGGAGCATATTATAAAGCCCATTAATTTATCCAGACCTGCACTTCTCATCCCTGAAGCGCAGTTACCACAGATCAGCCAGCGTTTGGACAAAACATTGGACCCACAATGGTCTTTCTGTCCGCCAGAAACTGTCTATCAGCAACAGGCCAGCATACCGGCATTCCTGCCGCCCGCTCAGCCCCGCTGCTTGGAGAGCACGTCTCCTCCTGGTTACGCTCCTCAAATAGCTGAGCAAAGCGTTCCTTGCGCTGTGTCCAGCGAAACTCTGCCCCCAAACTATGGCGTGTGCGGCGAAGGCACGGACCTTGTTGACAAGAGGAAATTGCAGCCAAACCAGACGCTAAAGGAAGTTTCTCCAGATTGTTTTGCTGGTGGAAAGCTTGTAATCCAGAtgctgggcaagagctgcagtcattgggactacAAAGAACAGAGGCCAGAACTGTCATTATGGAAGAGCAGTGACACGAGAGAGTCAGTTCTCTTACAGGAGATCCCTGGGCAaacacagcagctgctgctccagcctgATGGGGTGAAAAGTGAAGTGCACATACCCCAGCTGCCACTGTCTTTGCTGGAACAAGGAAGCTGCTATAGACAACAGAGAGCAGAACCGCTACCATTATTGTCTTCAGTGAAAGTTGACAGAGACTCTGTTCCAGAGGATGAATCCCTGTCATCTCTGTCAGCAGCTTTCCTCCTCTCAGTCTGCACTGGTAACAACCTCCCTGGAGAGCACAACACAGAGTGGTGGATGTCACTAGATTCTGAAAATAAATTGCAGTTCCCAGAGACTCAAGAAACAGAGATGTTAACAGCAGCAAAGGAACTAAACTGCACAAAACTGAATAATGCTGTGTCCCAAGACACTATCTCAGACCAGGACAGTGGCATTCCCCTCACTATGTTGTTCAAAGATATAAATTTAAAGGTTCAGTGGGACCAAAGTATGGATGAAAACACAGAAATTTATTAG
- the MYOM3 gene encoding LOW QUALITY PROTEIN: myomesin-3 (The sequence of the model RefSeq protein was modified relative to this genomic sequence to represent the inferred CDS: substituted 1 base at 1 genomic stop codon), with protein MGTRTFFHHREEEQKEERQQSLQMTSTTRKKKFKTRDYKLKREAAILELEQRGQKRVRFGNDMEKLEKEVIRNCRLLRVRADRKALRRKAVEKAHMEKEYIELRSGRPPMLWIPLRVHAVWERMEVKLTCTVLASPSPQVTWYKNGVRIDPRLAPAGKYRIKNKFGMLTLHISRCSMEDSAEYSVEVKNQYGEAYSFATVLVRKYYGKESGFDSEIYRRSLIAREADFAFSLKPLFSREKEPFTLSCYFSSDLLEHQRDISWFRDGELLQNSERRKLKYQDQEASLTVSCAYKEDEGFYTIRVPTLDGYKEQTTYVFVRDAAAETAGAPGSPLNVKCHDINKDCLILSWVAPSDNGGSPILGYYVERCDAGSEDWVPCNDKPVKTCRFPVLGLVEGQTYQFRVKAVNKQGISLPSKSSDPVTTYDPSKNKRVTIIPYDDGKTIEIFKDDLEGHIKIPLPPTNVHASEVREDYVALAWDEPDPRGREPLNYYVEKSIVGSNSWQMVNLDMPVNSPRFALFDLVKGKSYCFRVRSVNKYGISEPSLPSEPITAGAKLATLPPPSQVLAFRDTKTSVVLKWDKLKDGLEPLGYYIYCRETGTEEWQTVNNKPVTCNKFTVPGLQPGKEYVFCVKSVGEAGLSESSPETDPIVVRPAIACPSAPHGFVLLNCGKTDMTICWKPPKRKGGTKILGYFLDQHDASELDWHEVNIQPIPQRVYKVSNLEEGHLYEFRARAVNMAGVGKVSEPSDLFKCEEWTMPEPGPPYDVKVTEVRDTSLMLHWEAPLYTGAGPVTGYYVDMCEEGSEEWKQINKQSIASTHMKVSDLETGKSLIFRVRALNKAGIGPPSLPSDPVVVKTKPGTNEIELGVDEEGFIYMAFEAPEKNDSSEFIWSKDYEGPPDSDRVRTEEKGNKSKLILKDPSEKDLGVYSVEVTDVDDDISASCTLTQEDLDKLLKRSHEIRNPLIKLISGWNIDVLEKGEVRLWLEVEKLSPKAELHLIFNGKELTSTPTHKINFVREKGLVELIIQNFCDDDKGMYTAQLQDGKAKNQFTLDLVDERFDKVAEEANAKQKEWKKKQGPHFIENLKWKVTEDCEVLLTCKATNLKKDTSFQWFFNNKARAGGAFDQQTGIGTLRIKKITKADEGQYKALVSDSRGEDYTQLDLTKGAFEDLLKELCRISALSATPLKIQPTEEGIKIYTDVKYYTDYLKTTWYHQEKRLESRDRLKTGSTVNQIWLHILNPTEADKGKYTLELFDGKDSHKLSTDLSGQAFEDAMAEHRRLKEAAIAEKCRARVVQGLPDVATIMEDKTLCLTCCISGDPYPEITWFKNEKVIVFKDRYKMDVKGPVVTITIEKVCNEDTGKYSIYVKNKYGSETGQVTISVYKHGEIPIGVEAEXIPCGSIPKQPK; from the exons ATGGGAACCCGAACCTTCTTCCACCACAGAGaggaggagcaaaaggaagagagGCAACAGAGCTTGCAAATGACCTCTACGACTAGAAAGAAAAAGTTCAAAACCAG GGATTACAAGCTAAAAAGAGAAGCTGCCATCCTAGAGCTAGAGCAGAGGGGACAAAAAAGAGTTCGGTTTGGGAATGACATGGAAAAGTTGGAAAAAGAAGTTATTAGGAACTGCAGACTGCTGCGTGTGAGAGCTGACCGGAAGGCCCTTCGGAGGAAG GCTGTAGAAAAGGCACACATGGAGAAGGAATACATTGAGCTGCGTTCAGGGAGACCACCTATGCTCTGGATCCCACTCAGAGTACATGCAGTCTGGGAGAGGATGGAAGTGAAGCTGACGTGTACAGTCCTGGCTTCCCCATCACCACAGGTTACTTG GTATAAAAATGGAGTCCGTATTGATCCTCGCCTAGCTCCAGCAGGGAAATACCGGATAAAAAACAAGTTTGGTATGCTCACCCTGCACATCAGCAG aTGTTCCATGGAAGATTCTGCTGAATATAGTGTTGAAGTTAAGAATCAATACGGCGAGGCTTATTCATTTGCTACAGTGCTTGTCAGAA AATATTATGGAAAGGAGTCAGGATTTGATTCAGAAATATATAGAA GATCTCTCATTGCCAGAGAGGCAGATTTTGCCTTTTCACTGAAACCCTTATTCTCAAGAGAAAAGGAGCCTTTCACCCTTTCCTGTTATTTCTCTTCCGATCTACTTGAACACCAACGAGACATTAGCTGGTTCAGAGATG GTGAGTTGCTGCAGAATTCCGAACGCCGAAAATTAAAATATCAAGACCAGGAGGCTTCTCTGACAGTGTCATGTGCTTACAAAGAAGATGAGGGATTCTACACTATTCGTGTTCCCACACTGGATGGATACAAAGAACAGACTACTTATGTGTTTGTTAGAG atgctgcagcagaaaCAGCTGGTGCACCTGGATCCCCACTCAATGTGAAATGCCATGATATAAATAAAGATTGCTTGATTCTTTCTTGGGTAGCACCCAGTGATAATGGAGGAAGTCCAATCTTGGGATATTATGTTGAAAG ATGTGATGCTGGTTCAGAGGATTGGGTGCCGTGTAACGACAAGCCTGTGAAAACCTGCAGATTCCCTGTTTTGGGCCTTGTTGAAGGACAGACATACCAGTTCCGAGTAAAGGCTGTCAATAAACAGGGCATCAGTCTTCCTTCAAAAAGCAGCGATCCAGTTACAACATATGACCCCAGCAAGAACAAAAGAGTGACAA TTATTCCATACGATGATGGCAAGACAATAGAAATTTTCAAGGATGACTTGGAAG GACATATTAAAATTCCCTTGCCCCCCACCAATGTTCATGCAAGCGAGGTCAGAGAAGATTATGTGGCCTTGGCTTGGGACGAACCAGATCCAAGAGGTAGAGAGCCACTGAATTATTATGTGGAAAAG TCAATTGTAGGCAGCAACTCCTGGCAAATGGTTAATCTGGATATGCCAGTTAACTCCCCAAGATTTGCACTCTTTGATCTTGTTAAAGGAAAATCATACTGTTTCCGCGTGCGATCTGTTAACAAGTATGGAATCAGTGAGCCATCCCTGCCTAGTGAGCCCATAACTGCTGGAGCAAAACTGG ctacTCTGCCACCTCCATCTCAGGTTTTAGCTTTCAGAGACACCAAGACATCTGTTGTTTTGAAGTGGGATAAGTTAAAAGATGGTCTGGAGCCTCTTGGCTATTACATATATTGTCGGGAGACTGGGACAGAAGAATGGCAAACTGTCAATAATAAGCCAGTGACTTGTAACAA ATTTACTGTTCCTGGGCTGCAGCCTGGAAAAGAGTACGTCTTTTGCGTGAAATCTGTCGGTGAGGCAGGACTGAGCGAAAGCTCACCAGAAACAGATCCTATCGTTGTAAGGCCAGCTATTG CTTGTCCATCTGCACCACATGGGTTTGTTCTTCTAAACTGCGGAAAGACTGACATGACCATTTGCTGGAAACCCCCAAAGCGCAAAGGAGGAACAAAGATTCTGGGTTACTTCCTAGATCAGCATGATGCATCTGAACTAGACTGGCATGAAGTCAATATTCAGCCAATTCCTCAACGAGTTTACAAG GTGAGCAACCTCGAGGAAGGACATCTGTATGAATTCCGGGCTCGTGCAGTGAATATGGCTGGTGTTGGGAAAGTATCTGAACCTAGTGACTTGTTCAAATGTGAGGAATGGACAATGCCAGAACCAG GCCCTCCCTACGATGTGAAGGTCACTGAAGTAAGAGACACATCCCTGATGCTACACTGGGAAGCACCACTGTACACAGGAGCGGGTCCGGTTACAGGGTATTATGTAGACATGTGTGAAGAAGGGTCAGAGGAatggaaacaaataaataagcaGTCCATAGCCAGCACCCATATGAAG GTTTCAGACCTGGAGACAGGGAAATCACTTATTTTCCGAGTAAGAGCACTGAACAAGGCTGGAATTggtcctccctctcttccttcaGATCCAGTGGTGGTAAAAACCAAACCCG GTACAAATGAAATCGAACTTGGAGTTGATGAGGAGGGTTTCATTTACATGGCTTTTGAAGCTCCTGAAAAGAATGATTCTTCTGAATTCATCTGGTCAAAGGATTATGAAGGACCACCAGATTCTGACAGAGTTCGAACTGAAGAGAAAGGCAATAA aTCTAAGCTTATCCTGAAAGACCCATCAGAAAAGGATCTGGGTGTATATTCAGTGGAGGTCACGGATGTAGATGATGATATCTCTGCCAGCTGTACATTAACGCAAGAAG ATCTGGACAAGTTACTGAAACGTAGCCATGAAATCAGGAATCCAT TGATCAAGCTAATATCTGGATGGAACATTGATGTTCTCGAGAAAGGAGAAGTGCGGCTGTGGCTAGAGGTTGAAAAGCTGTCACCAAAGGCAGAGCTGCATTTGATCTTCAATGGGAAGGAGCTCACAAGTACCCCA acACATAAAATAAACTTTGTCAGAGAAAAAGGTCTGGTAGAACTTATAATCCAGAATTTCTGTGATGATGATAAAGGGATGTACACAGCCCAGCTGCAAGATGGAAAAGCTAAAAATCAATTCACCCTAGACCTTGTGGATGAAC GTTTTGATAAAGTTGCAGAAGAGGCtaatgcaaaacagaaagaatggaagaaaaagcaaG gtCCACATTTTATAGAAAACTTGAAATGGAAGGTTACTGAGGACTGTGAAGTACTGCTTACCTGCAAG GCAACGAACCTGAAAAAGGACACCAGCTTTCAATGGTTCTTCAATAACAAAGCACGAGCAGGTGGTGCGTTTGATCAACAAACTGGGATAGGAACTCTTCGGATTAAAAAG ATAACCAAAGCAGATGAGGGCCAATACAAAGCACTTGTTTCAGACAGCCGAGGAGAGGACTACACCCAACTTGATCTCACAAAAGGAG CTTTTGAAGACCTTCTCAAGGAGCTGTGTCGGATCAGTG CTCTTTCTGCTACACCTCTGAAAATTCAACCTACTGAAGAAGGCATCAAAATCTACACTGACGTGAAGTACTACACAGACTACCTGAAAACAACCTGGTATCACCA GGAGAAACGACTAGAAAGTCGTGACAGATTGAAAACTGGGAGTACAGTGAATCAGATCTGGCTTCACATATTGAACCCAACAGAGGCAGATAAAGGAAAATATACCCTGGAGTTATTTGATGGGAAAGACTCTCACAAACTATCAACTGACTTGTCTGGGCAAG CCTTTGAAGATGCCATGGCAGAGCACAGAAGGCTAAA AGAAGCAGCAATAGCAGAAAAGT GTCGTGCCAGAGTTGTTCAAGGTCTGCCAGATGTTGCCACCATCATGGAGGATAAG ACCCTGTGTTTAACTTGCTGCATATCTGGAGATCCTTACCCAGAAATCACATGGTTCAAAAATGAGAAGGTTATTGTCTTTAAAGATCGTTATAAAATGGATGTGAAGGGGCCAGTCGTCACAATTACCATTGAGAAAGTCTGCAATGAAGACACAGGAAAATACAGCATCTATGTCAAGAACAAATATGGTTCTGAAACAGGGCAGGTTACTATCAGTGTTTATAAGCACGGAGAGATACCAATAGGGGTGGAAGCAGAGTAAATCCCATGTGGGAGTATACCAAAACAGCCTAAATGA
- the LOC106493318 gene encoding fatty acid-binding protein, liver — MNHNPSPVTHNKQNIPKHSHLNEQGAPSLSCYTMAFNGTWQVYAQENYEEFLKAIALPADLIKVAKDIKPTIEIQQKGDDFVVTSKTPKQSVTNSFTLGKEADITTMDGKKLKCTVNMVNGKLVCKSESFSHEQEVKGNEMVERLTVGGATLVRRSKRV; from the exons ATGAATCATAACCCTAGTCCAGTGACCCACAATAAACAGAACATCCCAAAACATTCG CATCTAAATGAGCAGGGAGCTCCCTCACTTTCCTGCTA CACAATGGCATTCAATGGAACCTGGCAGGTCTATGCTCAAGAGAACTATGAAGAGTTTCTGAAAGCTATCG CATTGCCAGCTGACCTCATCAAAGTCGCTAAAGATATTAAGCCTACTATTGAAATACAACAAAAAGGAGATGACTTTGTTGTGACATCAAAAACACCCAAGCAATCTGTAACAAACTCATTTACACTTGGAAAAGAGGCTGACATTACTACTATGGATGGCAAAAAGCTAAAG TGTACTGTGAACATGGTAAATGGAAAGCTTGTGTGCAAATCAGAAAGCTTCTCTCACGAGCAAGAAGTTAAAGGAAACGAAATGGTGGAG CGTTTGACTGTTGGTGGAGCAACACTTGTCAGAAGAAGCAAGAGAGTCTGA